The Harpia harpyja isolate bHarHar1 chromosome 10, bHarHar1 primary haplotype, whole genome shotgun sequence genome includes a region encoding these proteins:
- the LDB1 gene encoding LIM domain-binding protein 1 isoform X2: MSVGCACPGCSSKSFKLYSPKEPPNGNAFPPFHPGTMLDRDVGPTPMYPPTYLEPGIGRHTPYGNQTDYRIFELNKRLQNWTEECDNLWWDAFTTEFFEDDAMLTITFCLEDGPKRYTIGRTLIPRYFRSIFEGGATELYYVLKHPKESFHNNFVSLDCDQCTMVTQHGKPMFTQVCVEGRLYLEFMFDDMMRIKTWHFSIRQHRELIPRSILAMHAQDPQMLDQLSKNITRCGLSNSTLNYLRLCVILEPMQELMSRHKTYSLSPRDCLKTCLFQKWQRMVAPPAEPARQQPSKRRKRKMSGGSTMSSGGGNTNNSNSKKKSPASTFALSSQDVMVVGEPTLMGGEFGDEDERLITRLENTQFDAANGIDDEDSFNNSPALGANSPWNSKPPSSQESKSENPTSQASQ, from the exons GCTGTTCCTCTAAGTCGTTCAAGCTGTACTCGCCAAAGGAGCCCCCGAACGGCAACGCCTTCCCCCCCTTCCACCCGGGCACCATGCTGGATCGAGATGTGGG ACCTACTCCCATGTACCCACCGACGTACCTGGAGCCTGGAATTGG GAGGCACACGCCGTACGGGAACCAGACCGACTACAGGATATTTGAGCTCAACAAGCGGCTGCAGAACTGGACAGag GAATGTGACAATCTGTGGTGGGACGCCTTCACCACGGAGTTCTTTGAGGATGACGCCATGTTAACAATCACTTTCTGCTTGGAGGATGGACCAAAGAGATACA cgatCGGCCGGACTCTGATTCCCCGTTACTTCCGCAGCATCTTTGAAGGGGGGGCCACAGAGCTCTACTACGTGCTCAAGCACCCCAAGGAGTCCTTCCACAACAACTTCGTCTCGCTGGACTGCGACCAGTGCACCATGGTCACCCAGCACGGCAAGCCCATGTTCACCCAG GTGTGTGTGGAGGGGCGGCTCTACCTGGAGTTCATGTTCGACGACATGATGAGGATAAAGACGTGGCATTTCAGCATCCGCCAGCATCGAGAGCTCATCCCCCGCAGCATCCTTGCCATGCAT GCACAGGACCCCCAGATGCTGGACCAGTTATCCAAGAACATCACCCGCTGTGGGCTCTCAAACTCCACACTCAACTACCTCCGA ctctgtgtAATCCTAGAACCAATGCAGGAGCTCATGTCACGGCACAAGACCTACAGCCTCAGTCCCCGGGACTGCCTCAAGACTTGCCTCTTCCAGAAGTGGCAGCGGATGGTCGCTCCACCTG cggAGCCAGCGCGGCAGCAGCCCAGCAAGCGCCGGAAAAGGAAGATGTCGGGGGGCAGCACCATGAGCTCCGGCGGGGGAAACaccaacaacagcaacagcaagaagAAGAGCCCAGCCAGCACCTTTGCCCTGTCCAGTCAG GATGTGATGGTGGTAGGCGAGCCCACGCTGATGGGGGGGGAGTTTGGGGATGAGGACGAGCGGCTCATCACCCGGCTGGAGAACACGCAGTTTGACGCCGCCAACGGCATCGACGACGAGGACAGCTTCAACAACTCGCCGGCACTGGGGGCCAACAGCCCCTGGAACAGCAAACCGCCCTCCAGCCAGGAGAGCAAGTCAGAGAACCCCACGTCGCAGGCGTCGCAGTAa
- the LDB1 gene encoding LIM domain-binding protein 1 isoform X1: MSVGCACPGCSSKSFKLYSPKEPPNGNAFPPFHPGTMLDRDVGPTPMYPPTYLEPGIGRHTPYGNQTDYRIFELNKRLQNWTEECDNLWWDAFTTEFFEDDAMLTITFCLEDGPKRYTIGRTLIPRYFRSIFEGGATELYYVLKHPKESFHNNFVSLDCDQCTMVTQHGKPMFTQVCVEGRLYLEFMFDDMMRIKTWHFSIRQHRELIPRSILAMHAQDPQMLDQLSKNITRCGLSNSTLNYLRLCVILEPMQELMSRHKTYSLSPRDCLKTCLFQKWQRMVAPPAEPARQQPSKRRKRKMSGGSTMSSGGGNTNNSNSKKKSPASTFALSSQVPDVMVVGEPTLMGGEFGDEDERLITRLENTQFDAANGIDDEDSFNNSPALGANSPWNSKPPSSQESKSENPTSQASQ; this comes from the exons GCTGTTCCTCTAAGTCGTTCAAGCTGTACTCGCCAAAGGAGCCCCCGAACGGCAACGCCTTCCCCCCCTTCCACCCGGGCACCATGCTGGATCGAGATGTGGG ACCTACTCCCATGTACCCACCGACGTACCTGGAGCCTGGAATTGG GAGGCACACGCCGTACGGGAACCAGACCGACTACAGGATATTTGAGCTCAACAAGCGGCTGCAGAACTGGACAGag GAATGTGACAATCTGTGGTGGGACGCCTTCACCACGGAGTTCTTTGAGGATGACGCCATGTTAACAATCACTTTCTGCTTGGAGGATGGACCAAAGAGATACA cgatCGGCCGGACTCTGATTCCCCGTTACTTCCGCAGCATCTTTGAAGGGGGGGCCACAGAGCTCTACTACGTGCTCAAGCACCCCAAGGAGTCCTTCCACAACAACTTCGTCTCGCTGGACTGCGACCAGTGCACCATGGTCACCCAGCACGGCAAGCCCATGTTCACCCAG GTGTGTGTGGAGGGGCGGCTCTACCTGGAGTTCATGTTCGACGACATGATGAGGATAAAGACGTGGCATTTCAGCATCCGCCAGCATCGAGAGCTCATCCCCCGCAGCATCCTTGCCATGCAT GCACAGGACCCCCAGATGCTGGACCAGTTATCCAAGAACATCACCCGCTGTGGGCTCTCAAACTCCACACTCAACTACCTCCGA ctctgtgtAATCCTAGAACCAATGCAGGAGCTCATGTCACGGCACAAGACCTACAGCCTCAGTCCCCGGGACTGCCTCAAGACTTGCCTCTTCCAGAAGTGGCAGCGGATGGTCGCTCCACCTG cggAGCCAGCGCGGCAGCAGCCCAGCAAGCGCCGGAAAAGGAAGATGTCGGGGGGCAGCACCATGAGCTCCGGCGGGGGAAACaccaacaacagcaacagcaagaagAAGAGCCCAGCCAGCACCTTTGCCCTGTCCAGTCAGGTACCT GATGTGATGGTGGTAGGCGAGCCCACGCTGATGGGGGGGGAGTTTGGGGATGAGGACGAGCGGCTCATCACCCGGCTGGAGAACACGCAGTTTGACGCCGCCAACGGCATCGACGACGAGGACAGCTTCAACAACTCGCCGGCACTGGGGGCCAACAGCCCCTGGAACAGCAAACCGCCCTCCAGCCAGGAGAGCAAGTCAGAGAACCCCACGTCGCAGGCGTCGCAGTAa